The genomic interval AACTCGCGCCGATCAGTCGGATTTCGCGAATTCTGCCCACACGTCACCAAACTTGGCTTGCCAGCAGCGGACTCAGCCATCTGGATCGCATCACGGAGACTCCCTCGGCCGTGCATGTGCTGTCGCAACAACGGCGGATGAACCCCGATGTCTGTCGCGTGGTTTCGGAGTATCAATACGATGGATTCTTGACGACGGCCGATGATCGAGCCCAGCGGCCATCGCGCGCACCCGAGTTCCTAGCGGATTACTCTCGCACCATCTGGTACGTCCTGGACGGTGAGACGGATGACTTGGCAGCGATCCGCGCCAGTCGTGGCCCAGGCAACAAGAGCTGGGTGCGTGAGATCACTCCCTCGATTCTGAAAAAACTGTTCACGGACCCGCAGACGAGGAACGCTGAGGGCATGTTCATCTCGCCCTTCAAGGCACAGGCCGAGCATGTGGCGGACTTATTGAGCCAGTGGGAGATATCGTCTTGGGAATCGTCTACCGTCCACAGCCAACAGGGCAGCGAAGCCGACGTGGTGGTCTTTGATACGGTCAACGCCGGCAGCTACAACTGGCCGTTCGAAGAATGGAAACGATTGGTCAACGTGGCACTCAGTCGGGCCAAGGAAGCCGTGATCGTCATCGCGAGCCGACACGAAATGGATGAGCCTTACCTCAGACCTTTGTTGAACCGATTGCGGCCCGGAATTCTGGTGGACAGCAACGGGACGCTGCAGTGGCAACAACCCGATGCGAGACGACTGCCCGCTCATCAGGTGGCTGAAAGAACGACTGAATACCATCGCGACAGTGATCCTCGAAGTGGTGATCGTCATGGTCGAGGCGAGACGATGGGGCAGCAAATCGCATCACGCCAAGACATGAAACCGGTGTTGTCTCGAGAGCAACAAAAGCTGGTCCAGATGCCGATCGATGGCAAGCCGCGTCTGGTGCGAGGCGTGGCGGGCAGCGGCAAGTCCGTTGTGCTCGCCACCTGGCTTGCCAAGACCGCGTTGCGATTTCAATCGGACCCCGATGCTCATATCTGGGCGGTCTACGCCAACCGCAGCCTGCACAAACTGTTGCGTGAATCCGTCGAGTCCGCTTGGCAACAGATCCGCGAGGGCGAACTATTCTCCCAAGCAGACTTCCCCTGGCAACGCGTTTCGCTGATCCATGTGCGCGACGTCTTGGCCGGCCTGTTGCCTTCGGTCGAATTGTCGATGGATGCGTTCGAGTTTGACTACGACAGCGCCGCGGCCGCTTTCCTGGATCGCGTTGACATGGAGGAACTGCTGCCTCGCTGCACCGCGTTGTTCATCGACGAAGCCCAAGACATGGGGCCCGCAACGCTGAGACTGCTGTTGTCTCTGGTTGAAAAATCCATCCCCAGTGAACCCAGCAGTCGTTCGGCACACATCTTTTACGACAATGCTCAGAATCTGTACGGGACCAAGACGCCCAATTGGTCCGAATTCGGCCTCGACTTGCGAGGCAGATCGACCATCATGCGCGAAAGCTTTCGTTCCACGACCCCGATCATGGAACTGGCCGTCAATCTGTTTCATACCGTCGCGGATCCCGGAGAACAAAAGGACCAACACGAGTTGGTCTCACTCGGCTTGCTTCACCGAGTGACGCGAGACGGTGTGCCATGGATGGAGGTGCGTTTCAGTCAAGTCGATGGACCCTGTCCCGTCTATCACGCGTTTGATCATCGACAGGCTGAGATCAACGCGATCGCTGGGCACTTGCAGTACTTGGTCGAGCAAGAAGAGATTTTGCCACAAGACATCTGTCTGATCTTTAACGGCAAAGGTCAGCAGGCACTGGAAACACAGCTCGCCCCCAAGCTCGCGGAACACGGCATTGAGCTTTCGATCCAAAAACACCGCGCCTTTGAGAGGAGACCCAACACGCTCGTTGCCACGACAGCAAATTCATTCAAAGGATACGAATCGGAAGTCGTTGTGATCCCATGTGTGGACCAATTCATCGCCACCGGAGGCAAGATCTTGGCAAGCAGCCTGTACGTCGCCATGACACGCGCTCGATCACTGCTGGCGATCTACGGAGTCAGCGACGGCAGCACCGCATCGTCCAGGTTGCATCAAGCAATCACCCAATGTGTCCAGATCGTCGCAAACGACAGAGAATAACGCCTCAGTGTCCATCGTAGGTCATGCTATGCATGACAGAATCCTGTTGTCACGCACAGCATGACCGGCGATGACTTGGCTAGCTGCGGAGCAGCGACAGCGCAGGGAATGCGGTTCTCCCGCAAGCGTGGCGGTCCTGTCCCTGTTCTTTCGCGGTTGAGTGGTTGTGTTCCGCCCGCTTTCAGATCCTGTCATTGCACACTCCTCGAATCGGACACCAGATGCACAGAATGCGAGTGCTGTCAAAACGGAAGTTCTTGTAAGCGGTTCCGCTGCCACCCAATATTGCGTCCAAAGTTGCAACTGCCCATAATGCAGCGTGTTCTTATTGGTCAATTGCTGCGAAGTCCGAGCAAAGTCAGTCAACGAGCAACAAGGCCGGTCGAAATCGAGACGCAACCGCCCACAAGGCGGCAAATAACCAACCGCCAAGTCCTGACTCTCTCTAATTACAAGTTCGCCGACCGAAAATCGACATCGTAGTCTGATGGCATCCAATCCATATCAACCATCGAACGCGGAACCATCGCCTACCAAGTCGATGGGTTTCCCACGCCTCAACGGCTTCGCGCTCGGTGTTCGCGACGGACTGGTGTTGTCGATCCCCTTCATGGCAATAGTCGCTTCGGTTGCTTGGACTTACAGCAGTTCAACCTTCTCCATCCTCCGATCCGTGGTTGTGATTCCAATGATCTGGGCTCCCTGCTCTGGGATCGTCGCTGAGATCAAGTATCGCCGTCGCGTACCGAACTCATCGGAACGTCGTTGGATTCACTTGCCTGACAATGGTACGATTGTTGACCCTAACGATTGACATACAAAGCGGCGAACCATGCGATGATACGGAGCGGCGGTGGTCGCCGTTATGGCAGTGGTTGATTCTTTCGCCGCCGCCCGCATATCGCTACCGTTCGTCCGACTATAATTAATTTCAACCCGATTCACCGAGGTAAACGATGTCTGACGCCGCCTCACAACTGCTAGCAACATTTGAATCGCTACCCGCGAACGAACAGCACGAATTGCTGATCGCGATGCTGCGCCGCAGTGGCGAATTGCCCGATACGATTGTTTCAGACGACCAACTTGTAGAGATCGCTGACGAGCTTTTCCAAACGCTGGATGCCGAGGAATCTGATGGCGACGTCTCCATCTCGCGGTGATGTATGGCTGGTTGACCTCGGCATGGCGGCAAAGGTTCGACCTTGCTTGGTGCTGAGCATTCCCGCGGACGATGACAACGACCGCGTATTGACGACAATTATTCCGCACACTACCAGCACGCTGGATTCACGGTTTGAGGTTTCGTCGAATGTACGGTTTCTCAAGCCTGGCGCGTTTGACGCGCAGAACACTGTCACGATTCCGACCGTGAAGTTGATACGGCGCCTTGGACGGTTGCCAGATACTCAAATGACACGCGTTGAGCAGACTGCTAAACTATGGCTTGGATTTGACACCGGTGCCTGACAATGCGGACGAACCAAGAATATCGGGATAGGGGCCCGGTTGCCCGGGACCCCTCCCACAACACCTAGCATGCGGGTCCGCACTAGATCGATGAATACAGTGCGTTTCGCCTCAAGGATGCAAGCGATAGCCAGCACTCTTCAAGAATAAACAAGCCCTCAGCGGCCAGATACTCGTTGGATAAAGCTCACTGGACACCTGACGTCGTGGAAAGACGCTCTGCCTGCCAACCAACACGAGCCCTTGCCGCTCATCGCAAAGCCACGAGCGACACGATAAGACACGCCCAACGACATCAGTTTCTTCAGACGGGTCTTCGATTTCCGCCACTGTTTCCAGTAACAGGCGCGTACCCGACGGCCTGCGTTGATCAGTTTTGGGGCATTTGTCCAAGTTGGTGAACGTTGTCTTCATTTGATCCAACGCGAAGTACCCTAACCAGCCCCGTGCGTAGGATGCGAAAGCCTTGTAACGCAATTCCATCGAGACGCCGCGGTTTCTACGAAAGATCTCCGAGGCACGCTCTTTGACCAGACTCCAACCGGCCTCGTGCCGGTGGTGAATCCGACTGACTGGCTACGACACCGCAGGCCAATAGCAACTCATCTCCCCACTGGCCTCGTGCCAGTGGCAAAGGGACGAACGCGACTTGAGATGGCCAGTGATCGTCCTTGCTTCCACCGGCACGAGGCCGGAGGGGAGCCAAGAGAATCGACCGCTTCTATGTAGCTCATCAGTCTTGCTTCCACCGGGCCAAGCCCGGATGGAGAGCGAGGAAGCATCAGAGTTCATCGGTGGTTCGTTCCTTGTCTTGTGACGTTCAGGCCTTTGTGTCGCCGTTGGACTCGGCGGGTCACTCCTATGCCTTCTGCTGCCGACTTCGATCGTGGGTTCGTGTTACCACGGCCCACCCCGCGTTGGAGCAAGCTCTACTAGCGGGCACAGGATGAAGTCCTCCCCAAATAAGGGACGTCCGTTTGGTCGATGGGGGCCATCGATTTTCACGGACACGTGATCTGTCCCCGTCACTGTATTCATTGCTTGTTGGGCCACATCTACCTGTGCCCTGCTTTTCCGGTTCGGTTTCGCTGTCAGCAGCCAGCTCACCTAGGGTCATCGGCCTCAATGTGATTTCTGTACCACGTTGCTGCAAGCTGCGCGCGAACCTGACGGGGCTTGGCGTGGATGTGGACGGCACGAGTAGCCGTGGGAATTCTGTCCGATTCAGTTCTCGTCGAACCGCACGTTCCTCTGGCCGGAGCCGTCTTTACGAGCACATCCGCAGGCTTCCTCCCCACGGTTTGTCACCTCCCCGCAGTTGCCCTCGCCTCGTACTCTCTTCTTTCGGATTTACATTTGGTATCCTGTCTCCTACTGGAAGTTACCGGAACTAAGTACAGGGGACTTTCACCCCACAAGATCACGCCCATGTTGGGCGTACTGCACACGGAGCACGGCTTGCGAGGTTTCACAAATGGAAAGTCGTCTCTCCGTGCCCGGTGACGGCCGCCGTTCTGCGTCGAATTGAACTTTTGACACGATGTCGCTGAAAGACAAATCAACCGAGATTCAACGACTCATCGACGCATTCGATACCGAAGCGGCGAAGTTCCACGAGCTTGAGTTTCACACATACCATATCACGCAAGGAGGCGGCCCGATCCTCACTCGTAAGTTCCGGCAGCCCAGTCACGCCATAATGCTCTGGCAATACTATGGCGCTCTCGACAGTGATGCGGAGATCGAAAACTTCGTCGCAAATCTGCAATCCACCAATACCCAGTGGGGCGTTCGTGGTGCAGCCGTCACCTTCATGGGGGTACTCGAGGGCGACGCAACACCTCTTTTCGTTCGCATGGCCGCCCGCGCTGGCAGCCTGTTCGACACGGGGGAAGCTGACTACATCAAATCACGCGTCGTCTCCGAACTGCAAAGTAAGGAGACGAAGATACGGCCAACGTCGGCCGTCAACGAAAACCCAATCGCAATCTGGCTCAATTACCTACTGTACCACCTCTCACTTTCCAATCCGGGTCGGGACCGGGCTCATCGTATTGAACCCGACGCATTCTCGCTGTCGTTGTTGGCGCTTGAGCGGCTTGCCACCGAGCAGGCAATCGTGAAATCTGACCGTTCCACGCGAGACATCTCGCAATTGCAGTTCAGGGTTGCCGTCTCCTTTCCGGGAGAAAAACGCCGATACGTTTCACGCGTCGTAGACGTGTTGCGCAACGCATTGGGAGCCGACAGCATCTTCTACGACTTTGACTATCAAGCTCAACTCGCACGTCCCAACCTAGACACACTGCTACAGAATATTTACCGCAAGCAGTCAAATCTGGTTGTGGTATTCTTGTGTGCCGAGTATGCGAAGAAAGATTGGTGTGGCCTTGAGTGGCGTGCGGTACGCGACATTATCAAGTCACGAGACGATGGCAGCGTAATGTTCGTCCGCTTCGATGACGCGGAGATCGACGGCGTTTTCTCGATCGACGGGTACATTGACGGTAATCGAAACACCACCAAGCAAGTTGCTGACTTCGTACTCGAACGCATCCACTGACAATAAGGGACGCAGAACAAAGCCGTAAACCGGAGCACTCATTCACGCGGCAATTGAAATCAAAGTCTTCCGTTCGTGCCCGGTTACGGCAAACGTTCTGCCATGGAGACGCGTTCACTTGGAATTTGACAACATCTACAACGTCACGTCGTCACTGAGGCAGAACGACGGCCACAAGCTGACACTCAAGTATCTCGACCAGGCGCACACTTATGCGGGCATGCTCGAAGGCACGCCCAACCGAAAGGCAAATGATTGGGGGATTGAAACTGATCTGAATTACGCGTCCCAATACCGCTTTTCGATGGGCAAACCATACCTAGTCGAACCGAAGCGACGCGACTATCTACGCGAGCCCGGCGATATGGATCGCGTTCGCGAACGAACATCGAAGTATCCGGCCGAGTGGGGACGTGATCCGGAATGGTTGCCGCTCGTACGATGCATCGGTTGCTTCTTTTCGACGACAACAAGCAGGAACCCCACGAAAGACATGTCCTCATTGACTGTTGTGTGGTACAAAAACGATTTCGCTTACCCAATTGATGATGGTATACTCGCTGATATCCGGTCGCTGGACTGGGATCGCTGGACTGGGATCGCTTGGCGACCGACTTTGAATACTGAGAAGAGGCAGCAATGCCGGAGATTAGCCGCTTTCTCGGAATCGCGATCCGCATGTACTACCGCGATGAACTTGCCGAGAATTGGGAACTTGCTCGGCAGGAACAACCTCTGAATCGAATTGATCCGCTGGAGTAAACTAGTGTTTCTACACGTTACCGCCGCCCGTCACGTCCGCGACCACATTGTGGAGATTGCATTCAACGATGGCACTGCCGCACACATCGATCTGTCAAACTCGCTAGACGGGCCAATCTTCGAGCCATTGAAGGACGTTGAGTACTTCCAGTCGTTTTCGATCGAGGGCCATACAATCGCATGGCCTAACGGAGCGGATTTCGCGCCGGAATACCTTCGATCGCTTGCTCCAGCGGGTGTAAAGTCGTAACCATCCGAGTTGGACATGCGTCGCGTGCCGCTCGCACCATGTTTAGCCGCAACAACCTTCGCCAAGTACGGTCAACCGCTACACAGTTGGCGAACGCTTATCACGCCATACCTTGCCGCTGTCGATCAGCTTTATCAGTGGGATGAACCGTGGGATGGTCCGAAGACGGTATGTTGCAAGGTATTTCTGCGACCGCCTTCGGGGTCGATTGCGGCGAGGTTCTACGCACCGTCGGTGCGCTGTCGCGACCGACGGCTACCTTCTGTGACCGACTTCGCGGTCAACAAAAAAACCGCAAGCTTGTTGGCTTGCGGTTGCTGTTTGCATCGTGATGCCGGTGACTTCGTCAGGGAGAACGAATTCGCCAAGCGTGCTGGTCAGAATCCGATGCCGATCGAAATTCCGCTTCGTCCGTATCCGTAGCCCGAGTAGCCGAACCCTGGATAACCGACGCCGTAACCTCGATTGCTACGGTACGGTACACCGATTCCATACGACGGATAGTAGCTGCGATAGCTGCTGATCGGTGCCCGATAAGAATACGAGGGGTAGTACGCGCTGCGACTGCGAGTCACACCGTACGATGGATAGTAGGCGCTTGTGTGGCCGCCGTAGTATCCGCGTGAGTGACAGTGGTCGGCTTTCGCTTCGGAGCCGGTGTACACGACCGCTG from Stieleria varia carries:
- a CDS encoding AAA domain-containing protein is translated as MLNTQPGDADRDPDDVAADAIAPVRFPSQWDLPPGNPQQLTEAAKAVRMEFRDCSKWKRLRCEKVSVVAERDRGVVYVVKVAGSVDFEWSCEGATAFCPASLDDDARFSDLSYEEADYQDGVIWSGEILEFDETQDCLFVCMDEPTMSPRVGSFFVKPFEFLAALDSVYNGNEFEQVREVLPARLNATKGEIHPRLPNNDDVGLPEMVSWWRHSWSILWGPPGTGKTYTTGQQIARIVSDPSERILIVSTTNRATDAVALSIGVAAKAVCPERLADESMIRIGKGAALDAFEKQGLGAMLRSTESEAMLQMAMLSQRLQQSDSLEEKAFTRKQLAELQAASTDRSKMLFTDESKCVVVATAFKAMNQLKQPTIREMIQDGEAPFTTIMIDEAGLISRATVAALSLLASRRVVLVGDSKQLAPISRISRILPTRHQTWLASSGLSHLDRITETPSAVHVLSQQRRMNPDVCRVVSEYQYDGFLTTADDRAQRPSRAPEFLADYSRTIWYVLDGETDDLAAIRASRGPGNKSWVREITPSILKKLFTDPQTRNAEGMFISPFKAQAEHVADLLSQWEISSWESSTVHSQQGSEADVVVFDTVNAGSYNWPFEEWKRLVNVALSRAKEAVIVIASRHEMDEPYLRPLLNRLRPGILVDSNGTLQWQQPDARRLPAHQVAERTTEYHRDSDPRSGDRHGRGETMGQQIASRQDMKPVLSREQQKLVQMPIDGKPRLVRGVAGSGKSVVLATWLAKTALRFQSDPDAHIWAVYANRSLHKLLRESVESAWQQIREGELFSQADFPWQRVSLIHVRDVLAGLLPSVELSMDAFEFDYDSAAAAFLDRVDMEELLPRCTALFIDEAQDMGPATLRLLLSLVEKSIPSEPSSRSAHIFYDNAQNLYGTKTPNWSEFGLDLRGRSTIMRESFRSTTPIMELAVNLFHTVADPGEQKDQHELVSLGLLHRVTRDGVPWMEVRFSQVDGPCPVYHAFDHRQAEINAIAGHLQYLVEQEEILPQDICLIFNGKGQQALETQLAPKLAEHGIELSIQKHRAFERRPNTLVATTANSFKGYESEVVVIPCVDQFIATGGKILASSLYVAMTRARSLLAIYGVSDGSTASSRLHQAITQCVQIVANDRE
- a CDS encoding type II toxin-antitoxin system PemK/MazF family toxin, which translates into the protein MATSPSRGDVWLVDLGMAAKVRPCLVLSIPADDDNDRVLTTIIPHTTSTLDSRFEVSSNVRFLKPGAFDAQNTVTIPTVKLIRRLGRLPDTQMTRVEQTAKLWLGFDTGA
- a CDS encoding TIR domain-containing protein — protein: MSLKDKSTEIQRLIDAFDTEAAKFHELEFHTYHITQGGGPILTRKFRQPSHAIMLWQYYGALDSDAEIENFVANLQSTNTQWGVRGAAVTFMGVLEGDATPLFVRMAARAGSLFDTGEADYIKSRVVSELQSKETKIRPTSAVNENPIAIWLNYLLYHLSLSNPGRDRAHRIEPDAFSLSLLALERLATEQAIVKSDRSTRDISQLQFRVAVSFPGEKRRYVSRVVDVLRNALGADSIFYDFDYQAQLARPNLDTLLQNIYRKQSNLVVVFLCAEYAKKDWCGLEWRAVRDIIKSRDDGSVMFVRFDDAEIDGVFSIDGYIDGNRNTTKQVADFVLERIH
- a CDS encoding DUF2442 domain-containing protein, whose protein sequence is MFLHVTAARHVRDHIVEIAFNDGTAAHIDLSNSLDGPIFEPLKDVEYFQSFSIEGHTIAWPNGADFAPEYLRSLAPAGVKS